One Coffea eugenioides isolate CCC68of chromosome 2, Ceug_1.0, whole genome shotgun sequence genomic window, aaatttccatTCTGCCGGGTGTAGAGTATAAATTCCCTTTCTTTCGATGATAACAGCCAAAAGATCCCGGAATGCGTCAGTGCAGACTTCGATTATATGGAGTTGAATGACTACTAAATGCGTCAAATAATCTTTTGTGCGTACCTTCACGACAATGCCTACTACTCCCTCAAAAGGGAACTCAACCATCATGTACAAGTAACTACAACTCTTCTGGTACAAGGAATTAAATCATAAAAAGAATTTTATGATGCAGGAACCCATGATTAATTTCCAGTATCTCATACTTTTGAAGTTTCGTTCTGCATTGGTAAGCtgatcctcttttttttttttattattattattttttaaagagTCGAGCGAACCTTGCTAAACAAAACTGAGTTCGTCTCCAATCAGAAAGGCTGGAAAGTCATTTGAGGTACGGTCCAACCTGTCTTCTTCCCCAGAAGAGAACCTTTGCCTCGGTAAGgtccatttaaaaaaaaaaaaatgcagggCCTTTGGACTGCCATTACAATCTGGCATGGTGTTAATATGGTGTAATCACTGGTGATTAAAGTCGAAGAGGTGCAGGTCGGAGACGTATATATTAATGGGAAATGCAATTGTAGGGCTGAACCATCTTGCTCATCGCCTTTAGCAGATATTTGAGAAGGTGCAATTTCTCCTGGCAACTGAAACTTTAGTTATCACTTCAGATTACTTCCACACCCCACCAACGTCCAATCGGGCCACAACTACTAGAGAGCTCAATGAACAAGAAGAACAGAAATATCAGAAGCAAGTGCTTTACTAGAAGCTACCAGAAGGTGCAGCTATGGGGGTTTTTATCAATGTTGAACAATTTCATATGCTCGAGGATGATTGACCAAACCAACCGGTGCCAGCTTAACAGTTCTGGCCATATTTTTTGGCCCTTTGGACCAGACCCGACCAAAGCTTGAGTTTTCTTTAGCAGACGTATCAAACCACATCATTGACGTCGACCATCCTCGGTCCAACAAATGTTTTTGACGAAATTGCAATTTCTGCCTCAAAATTGGCACGCTTACCCGACCAGGGACCCTTGACTACCGCAGAAGGAAGCAACTGAAATCTGTTCTTACCTGAAAAAAGAATTCAAAGTATTGGCATCTATCAATAACAAACAAAAAGCACCTCAGGTAAAAGGAAAGCCAAAACAGCACGTTCAACGTATCCAGAAGACCAGTGAGAAGAAAAGTGAAATGGGATGCTGACCTTCAGGAAACAGCCTTCCAGAATTAAACTTCACAGGTCAACAAGGCTATCAGAATAGCTGTATATCGGGCTAATGCCATTCTTGTCCATGCCCCTACCCATTCTTCAAGATGATGACTGTAACAAAAGATGTTGGAGATTATTACCAGCAGTGAAGACATGAAGTCTTGATTGAACATTGGGAATGGGAAGACAGCCGACACTAGTCAAAGTATATACTTCAACAGCTAAGCATCAGGCTTGGTCAGCCTTTACCTGACCAACTACCTAATACTACGCCGTTTCACTGAGACATTCCCGAGTATATTAAACCGAACTAAACAATAGATCTTGCCAAAAGGGTAAGCTAATTTAGCTAAACACAAAGTAAATGCAAACTCACAACTTTCAGTTTACAAAGCAAAAAATAGCCACATGCCAAAAGGGTTATTTAGCCATGTTTCTGTGAATGAGGGTGGTACCATATGAGAAGGAAATTTGGAAGTATTTCGCAACCAACCCAATTGCTTTAATTGCAGATACTATAACTGTATGAAGAGAGAAGATATCTGTTAAAGAGGTAATTTTCCAGTCAGAATTTCAACAGCTAAGGAGTTTGAATGGATTGCTTACCTACAAACTTGGAATTATTTGCCACCTATTAACCTATATCAACCTTTGGTAACCAAAGAATTCTAATGGCCAGTTGGAAAGGACCTAGAGATGAATTCTGAATCTAATGCAGCAAGACAATTTCACGAGCTTCTTTAGTACTTGCACCAGTAAGTCATAATAAGCTGATGAAAactaaaatacatttttcatgATGCCTAAATGAAACTGATAGGGCACAACAGTATGCACAAGTCAACAGGTATGAGTACATTAAAGTGATGGACCAGATAAGACTACAGATGCTTCTGTATAAACTAaagagagatttaagaaacatGCTATAAAAACTTTCACCCATTAAATATTAGCATATAAGATGGAAGGTTCCGATGGATTCTAAAAGCCAACTTCAGTCATTCAGGCATCCTGTAAAATACTGTTACGAACTTTTGTGCACAATGTATGTTCTCTAAGTGAACATTTACACACATCCTCTCAGCAATACAGTTAGCCATAAAAATTCTCACGTATCACTAAGCTTTGGTAGATGTTATCCGAGAACAAGAACCTAAACTGTCCTCCCAATTTCCCGCCTTTGGACTATGAGCATCCCACAATAACTAACAATTAAAGTTTCAGGAGAGTAAAATTGCTACAGATGTTGCCAGCACAATATCATTGGAAGATAGGGAGCTTATAGTTTTCATACTGCAAGTTTAAACAAAACTGCAAACCCAGAGATGCTACAAGAAGAATTACTTAGATCTTTGAAGATTGAATTACAACTCGATGAAGAAATATTCTTGGCATGTCATATTTAGTAGTTAGAGCTGATATTTCTTTAAAAACATGAACAAAGAGAATAAAGATTATGCTCACCCCCAGCTGATTTATCACTCTAGGATTCTGAAACTATATTCCTGAAGATTGAAGCATGATGGACAATGAAAAATATAGGCAGCCAAACAGCTTCCAAGGGCAGAAGCAGGCCATTGTAACAAACTTCACTTATAAAGCCACTGGGATACCCATATTTTCCCTGATAGGCTCAGGCTGCTTGGAAGATGTAAATCCTGACTGCAATTGCTCAGATGCAGCTTTCTTTATCCTGTAAGCCTCAGTCACCATCCCTGCCTTCAGAAGGCAAGATACCAAAGAGTTTACAGTGATCTGATCAGGAGTGCCACCTACGATTAACATCTTATTGAAGATGTTAATAGCTTCATACATTCTTCCTTTCATACAATGCCCTAAAATGAGAATGGTaaatgtgtatttatctggaaCACATTGTTTTGTCTCCATTTCTGCAACAATTGAATTTGCCTCATCAACATTACCCGCCTTGCAAAAACCATCAATCACAGGGTTGTAAATGAAAGCTTTGGGGACAATATCATCTCTCCAAAATAACTGCCTTAACAGATCACGAGCCTCATTTAATCTATTCTCCTTGCATAGAGCACTGATAACAACAGAGAAAGTATATACATTGGGAAACAACCTTTTTGAATTCATTTCATCCCAAAGCTTCAAGCCCTGGTCTAGCTCTCCAATCTGACAATGACCACTGATGAGAGATGTGAAAGTAACTACATCAGGTTCACAATTGAGGGTATGCATCTTGTCAAGCATCTTAAATGCCAAAACCATCTCACCTGACTTGCCAAATCCATCAATAAGAACATTAAAAGTAATTAAATTCGGTCTTATCCCACATTGCACCATCTCATCCAGAAGACTAGCAGCCTCCTCCATCTTTCCTGACTTGCATAAACCAGAAATAATCGAAGTATATGTCACGACGTCAGGTGCAATCCCAACTTGCGATTGGATATCTCTCAGTAAGCATAATGCTCTATCCAAATTACCAACCGTGCACAACCCGTTTATAAGCGAATTGTATGTTATCATATCAGGCGAACAACCAAAACTTCCCATATCGTAGAATAACTGAAAGGCCTTATCAACTTGGCCTCCCTTACACAATCCTCGAATCACAATATTAAAGCTACAAGTATCTGGACAAAAGCCCCTTAATATAAGAATATGATCTTGAAAAAATCGAACAGCTTCATCTACTCTATTTCGCTTCACTAGCATACTTAAAAGAATGTTATGTGCAAAAGAACTAACAACCTCTTCTTTCTCACTGCTTAAATTAGCCTGAGAAATCAAAACTTCTTTACCGATCCTAAACTTGCCTGCATTCGCAAAACAAGATACCAGAAATTCTACTACTGAACCGTCAAGTAAGAGTCCATCAGTAATAGTATAGTCAAGCATTAATTGAGTCAAATCAAAAAAGCCAATTTGACAAAGTGACATCAAAAGCAAATTAAAAGTTGAAACGGAATGAACGAGACTCAAATTCAGCCGTGTGAATTGGAAAAATTCAAATGCTAATCTGGGGTTGCTGAAATGGTTATTAATGTGTTGAATAACAAAGAAAGCAATGGACGGATTCAAATGCTCCCGAAAATAATCTGAGCTGAAAACAGATAACTTTTCACAAACAGATAGAGTACATACTACTTTGATGAACCAAATAGTTTCAGCTTTGGGAAGGTGCGATTCGAATTGTGCAGGGGTACCATGAAAACAACGAGTAATGGATTTCAAGGCAATTTTTTTGGACGCCCTTTGGATCC contains:
- the LOC113760568 gene encoding pentatricopeptide repeat-containing protein At2g06000-like; the encoded protein is MPLWIQRASKKIALKSITRCFHGTPAQFESHLPKAETIWFIKVVCTLSVCEKLSVFSSDYFREHLNPSIAFFVIQHINNHFSNPRLAFEFFQFTRLNLSLVHSVSTFNLLLMSLCQIGFFDLTQLMLDYTITDGLLLDGSVVEFLVSCFANAGKFRIGKEVLISQANLSSEKEEVVSSFAHNILLSMLVKRNRVDEAVRFFQDHILILRGFCPDTCSFNIVIRGLCKGGQVDKAFQLFYDMGSFGCSPDMITYNSLINGLCTVGNLDRALCLLRDIQSQVGIAPDVVTYTSIISGLCKSGKMEEAASLLDEMVQCGIRPNLITFNVLIDGFGKSGEMVLAFKMLDKMHTLNCEPDVVTFTSLISGHCQIGELDQGLKLWDEMNSKRLFPNVYTFSVVISALCKENRLNEARDLLRQLFWRDDIVPKAFIYNPVIDGFCKAGNVDEANSIVAEMETKQCVPDKYTFTILILGHCMKGRMYEAINIFNKMLIVGGTPDQITVNSLVSCLLKAGMVTEAYRIKKAASEQLQSGFTSSKQPEPIRENMGIPVAL